Proteins found in one Vallitalea guaymasensis genomic segment:
- the gcvT gene encoding glycine cleavage system aminomethyltransferase GcvT: MEQSKRTALYDTHKKYNGNIVDFAGFELPLYYESILEEHNAVRNNAGMFDVSHMGEVTVKGEEAENYIQNLVTNDISVITDNGVMYTLMCYEDGGVVDDLLVYKYNTTDYLLVINASNIEKDYNWMVEQKGSFDVDLENISDDVAEVALQGPKAQEILQKLTDTDLQTITFFRFNENVLVNNNKCIVSRTGYTGEDGFEIYTSLDNIVNIWEAIMEAGKDEGLKPAGLGCRDTLRFEVALPLYGNEIDKDITPLEASLGYFIKLDTDFIGKDVLVKQKEQGLSRKLVGIELLGKGIARHGYDILSPDGDKIGVITTGYQSPSVGKTVALGLIDIDYTKMGTDVSVKIRKKQVPAKVVSKKFYKKNYSK; the protein is encoded by the coding sequence ATGGAACAAAGTAAAAGAACAGCTTTATACGATACTCACAAGAAATATAATGGAAATATAGTAGATTTCGCAGGTTTTGAACTTCCATTATATTATGAAAGTATTCTTGAAGAGCATAATGCTGTAAGAAATAATGCAGGGATGTTTGACGTAAGTCATATGGGCGAAGTTACAGTTAAGGGAGAAGAGGCAGAAAACTACATACAGAATCTAGTTACCAACGATATATCAGTCATTACTGATAATGGAGTCATGTATACACTCATGTGCTATGAAGACGGTGGTGTTGTAGATGATTTGTTAGTCTATAAATATAATACCACTGACTATCTCCTTGTAATTAATGCAAGCAATATTGAAAAAGACTACAATTGGATGGTAGAGCAAAAAGGTTCATTTGATGTTGATTTAGAAAATATTAGCGATGATGTAGCAGAAGTTGCACTACAAGGACCAAAAGCACAAGAAATACTCCAAAAATTGACAGACACTGATTTACAGACAATAACATTTTTCAGATTCAATGAGAACGTGTTAGTCAATAATAATAAATGTATTGTATCAAGAACAGGATATACAGGAGAAGATGGTTTTGAAATATATACTTCTCTAGATAATATAGTCAATATATGGGAAGCAATAATGGAAGCTGGTAAAGATGAAGGGTTAAAACCTGCTGGGTTAGGTTGCAGGGATACACTTAGATTCGAGGTTGCATTACCCTTATATGGAAATGAGATAGATAAGGACATAACTCCATTAGAAGCATCATTAGGATATTTTATTAAATTAGATACAGATTTTATAGGTAAAGATGTATTGGTTAAACAAAAAGAGCAAGGACTATCAAGAAAGCTAGTGGGTATTGAATTACTTGGAAAAGGTATAGCTAGACATGGTTATGATATTTTATCACCTGATGGAGATAAGATAGGAGTTATAACTACAGGTTATCAATCACCATCAGTAGGTAAAACTGTAGCTCTGGGTTTAATTGATATAGATTATACTAAAATGGGTACAGATGTAAGTGTTAAGATAAGGAAAAAACAAGTACCAGCTAAGGTTGTAAGCAAAAAATTCTATAAGAAAAATTATTCCAAATAG
- the gcvH gene encoding glycine cleavage system protein GcvH translates to MKIMEGYYYTKNHEWVKVDGNTAIVGVSDYAQHAMGQIVYVELPEIDDEFSKEDAFSVVESVKAASDIYMPVGGTIVEVNEDLDDEPELINTDPYTNYICKIELTDENDIEGLMNAKEYEEFCDK, encoded by the coding sequence ATGAAAATTATGGAAGGTTATTATTACACTAAAAATCATGAATGGGTTAAAGTAGATGGGAATACTGCAATAGTAGGTGTATCAGATTATGCGCAACATGCTATGGGTCAAATAGTTTATGTGGAATTACCAGAAATAGATGATGAATTCTCTAAAGAAGATGCATTTAGTGTTGTAGAATCAGTAAAAGCTGCATCAGACATATATATGCCTGTTGGAGGTACAATAGTAGAGGTTAATGAAGATTTGGATGATGAGCCAGAATTAATTAATACTGACCCATACACTAATTATATCTGTAAAATTGAATTAACTGATGAAAATGATATAGAAGGTCTAATGAATGCAAAAGAATACGAAGAGTTCTGCGATAAATAA
- the gcvPA gene encoding aminomethyl-transferring glycine dehydrogenase subunit GcvPA produces the protein MFPYLPHTEEDIKSMLEVIGVESIDALFDDVPEKIRLKKLLNINEPMSELEVSQYMKKFADSNKGVDDLICFLGAGAYDHYIPSIIKHITSRSEFYTAYTPYQPEISQGTLQAIFEYQSMICELTGMDVANASLYDGSTATAEGALMACGATRRNKIAVSRTVSPGTRKVLETYTKYKGIELIEIEENDGVTDIDDLRNKMDKDVAGVIVQNPNFFGIIENMSEVEKITHDSKGLLMINADPISLAILKTPGEYGADIVIGEGQSLGNPLNFGGPYLGFISCTKKLMRKLPGRIVGQAEDVNGKRGFVLTLQAREQHIRRDKATSNITSNQGLNALTAAIYLSTLGKEGLKEVAKNCLKKAHYAAELIGKSSKYELRFNKPFFMEFVVKSSIKPEKVNKELLHNNILGGYELGGDYSNYNDDILLCVTEKRTKKQIDDLVNIMEGM, from the coding sequence ATGTTTCCATATTTACCACATACCGAAGAAGATATAAAGAGTATGTTAGAAGTTATAGGGGTAGAAAGCATAGATGCTTTATTTGATGATGTGCCTGAGAAAATAAGGTTAAAGAAATTATTGAATATTAATGAACCAATGAGTGAATTGGAAGTAAGTCAGTACATGAAAAAGTTTGCTGACAGTAATAAAGGTGTAGACGATCTGATATGTTTCTTAGGAGCAGGAGCATATGACCATTATATACCATCAATTATAAAACATATAACTTCACGTTCTGAATTCTATACTGCTTACACTCCATACCAGCCTGAAATCAGCCAAGGTACATTACAGGCTATATTTGAATATCAAAGCATGATATGCGAATTGACAGGTATGGATGTAGCCAATGCTTCATTATATGACGGTTCTACTGCTACAGCAGAGGGAGCCCTCATGGCATGTGGAGCCACAAGAAGAAATAAAATTGCTGTATCTAGGACTGTGAGTCCAGGTACAAGAAAAGTTTTAGAGACTTATACAAAATATAAGGGAATAGAACTTATTGAAATAGAAGAAAATGATGGCGTTACTGATATAGATGATTTAAGAAATAAGATGGATAAAGATGTTGCAGGAGTGATTGTCCAAAATCCTAACTTCTTTGGAATTATAGAAAATATGAGTGAAGTAGAAAAAATTACCCATGATTCAAAAGGACTGTTAATGATTAATGCAGACCCAATATCACTGGCTATTCTAAAAACTCCAGGTGAATATGGTGCTGATATAGTTATTGGTGAAGGTCAAAGTCTAGGAAATCCACTTAATTTTGGAGGTCCATATCTAGGATTTATTTCCTGTACTAAAAAATTGATGAGAAAACTTCCAGGCAGGATAGTAGGTCAGGCAGAAGATGTAAATGGAAAAAGAGGTTTTGTGTTGACTCTACAAGCTAGAGAACAACATATAAGACGTGATAAAGCAACTTCCAATATTACATCCAACCAAGGTCTTAATGCTCTTACTGCTGCTATATATCTTAGTACTCTCGGAAAAGAAGGATTAAAAGAAGTAGCTAAGAATTGTCTAAAGAAAGCTCATTATGCTGCTGAACTAATAGGTAAGTCCAGTAAATACGAACTCAGGTTCAATAAACCATTTTTCATGGAGTTTGTGGTTAAGAGCAGTATAAAACCTGAAAAAGTCAACAAAGAGCTTCTACATAACAATATTCTTGGAGGTTATGAACTAGGAGGGGATTACAGTAATTATAATGATGATATACTCCTATGTGTAACTGAGAAAAGAACAAAGAAACAAATAGATGATTTAGTAAACATAATGGAGGGGATGTAA
- the gcvPB gene encoding aminomethyl-transferring glycine dehydrogenase subunit GcvPB, whose protein sequence is MIEYDKLIFEVSKDGRKSYCLPECDVPDTNIEELIPAEFLRKEDAQLPQVSEVDVIRHFTLLSNKNFGVDTGFYPLGSCTMKYNPKINEDMASLDGFTKLHPLQPESTVQGAMELMYNLQESLQEITGMSKVSLQPAAGAQGELTGLMIVKAYHDYNGNHNKKKIIIPDSAHGTNPASTSMAGFTSVEIKSNDKGIVDIEALKEVLDEDVAGLMLTNPNTLGLFEKDILTISELVHEVGGLLYYDGANMNANMGITRPGDMGFDIVHLNLHKTFSAPHGGGGPGSGPVGVVKELAPFLPRPIVDKEGDNYTLKNDIETSIGAVKNFYGNFGVLVKAYTYILTMGGEGLRQASRLAVLNANYMKERLKEDYILPVDEVCKHEFVLGGLGENEGHVTTLDVAKRLMDYGYHPPTIYFPLIIDSALMIEPTETESKENMDGFIEALIKIKEESISNPEELKKAPFKTCIRRFDEVTAARKPILRYTK, encoded by the coding sequence ATGATAGAATACGATAAATTGATTTTCGAGGTATCAAAAGATGGTAGAAAAAGTTATTGCCTTCCAGAGTGTGACGTACCTGATACTAACATAGAGGAACTTATTCCAGCTGAATTTCTTAGAAAAGAAGATGCACAGCTGCCACAAGTAAGTGAAGTAGATGTAATACGTCATTTTACATTGTTATCTAATAAAAACTTTGGTGTAGACACTGGATTCTATCCTCTTGGTTCTTGTACAATGAAATATAATCCAAAGATAAATGAAGATATGGCTTCCCTAGATGGGTTCACAAAACTTCATCCATTGCAGCCAGAAAGCACAGTACAGGGAGCAATGGAACTAATGTATAACCTACAAGAAAGTCTACAAGAGATAACTGGTATGTCAAAAGTTTCTTTACAGCCTGCTGCAGGGGCTCAGGGAGAGTTGACAGGACTTATGATAGTTAAGGCATATCATGATTATAATGGTAATCATAATAAGAAAAAGATCATTATCCCAGATTCTGCACATGGTACTAATCCAGCCAGTACTAGTATGGCAGGTTTTACATCTGTTGAAATCAAATCAAATGATAAGGGAATTGTAGATATAGAGGCGCTAAAAGAAGTATTGGATGAAGATGTTGCAGGACTTATGCTTACTAATCCTAATACACTTGGTCTATTTGAAAAGGATATCCTCACTATATCAGAGCTGGTTCATGAGGTAGGAGGGTTACTATATTATGATGGTGCCAATATGAACGCTAATATGGGAATAACACGCCCTGGGGATATGGGATTTGATATTGTCCATCTTAATCTCCATAAGACATTTTCAGCACCTCATGGAGGAGGAGGACCAGGAAGTGGACCAGTTGGTGTGGTTAAAGAATTAGCTCCATTCCTTCCAAGACCAATAGTAGATAAAGAAGGCGACAATTATACTCTTAAAAATGATATAGAGACATCTATAGGAGCAGTTAAAAACTTCTATGGTAATTTTGGAGTGCTTGTAAAAGCTTATACCTATATTCTTACTATGGGAGGAGAAGGCTTGAGACAGGCAAGCAGGTTAGCAGTACTTAACGCTAATTATATGAAGGAAAGATTAAAAGAAGATTATATATTGCCAGTTGATGAAGTATGTAAACATGAATTTGTTTTAGGTGGATTAGGAGAAAATGAAGGTCACGTAACAACATTGGATGTTGCCAAGAGACTTATGGATTATGGATATCATCCACCTACAATATATTTTCCACTTATAATAGATAGTGCTTTGATGATAGAGCCTACAGAAACTGAAAGCAAGGAAAATATGGATGGTTTTATAGAGGCGCTTATCAAGATAAAAGAAGAGTCCATTAGTAATCCAGAGGAATTGAAAAAAGCTCCATTTAAAACTTGTATCAGAAGATTTGATGAAGTTACAGCAGCTAGAAAACCAATATTGCGCTACACAAAATAA
- the lpdA gene encoding dihydrolipoyl dehydrogenase, whose translation MKDIIVIGGGPGGYVAAIRAAQLGAKVCIIEKDRFGGTCLNRGCIPTKALYRNAEIINTLGRSEEFGIDIESYNINYKSVLKRKDDVVEKLVSGVEKLLNDNGILILDGTGIIKDQQTVEVIKTNGDTEIIKGKNIIIATGSMPVKPPIDGICEPNVLTTKEILECEEIPEKLVIIGGGVVGMEFASIFNAFGSQVSVIEFLPNILSGVDIGVSKRFKSMAKKKNIDIMTKSKVTKIISDNNKMQVCYESKNKEKIVEADKVLVAVGRKPNLENIGLTEIGIDYDSKGIKVDENNETSVKGIYAIGDVNGKIMLAHAASHQGIEVVDHIMGVGSDEGSQVVPSCIFVFPEIACVGMTEQQAKEENINVKIGKFMFSANGKAMALGEDEGFVKIIAREEDDAILGMHILGPHASDLIHEGVLAIQNGLKTMDVIKTIHAHPTLGEAIHEAALDTQKRGIHIMPKK comes from the coding sequence ATGAAGGATATTATTGTAATAGGTGGTGGACCTGGAGGTTATGTGGCAGCCATAAGAGCCGCTCAGCTTGGTGCTAAAGTTTGTATAATCGAGAAGGATAGATTTGGTGGCACTTGTCTTAATAGAGGCTGTATACCTACAAAAGCTCTATATAGAAATGCTGAGATAATAAATACCCTAGGTAGAAGTGAAGAATTTGGTATCGACATAGAGAGCTATAACATCAATTATAAGAGTGTACTAAAAAGGAAAGATGACGTAGTAGAAAAATTAGTCAGTGGTGTTGAAAAGTTATTGAATGATAACGGTATTTTGATACTAGATGGTACAGGTATAATAAAAGACCAGCAAACTGTAGAAGTTATCAAAACAAACGGCGATACAGAGATTATAAAAGGAAAAAATATAATAATAGCAACAGGTTCAATGCCTGTAAAACCTCCTATTGATGGAATCTGTGAACCAAATGTCCTTACAACCAAAGAAATATTGGAGTGTGAAGAGATACCAGAAAAATTAGTGATTATAGGCGGTGGCGTTGTTGGTATGGAATTCGCTAGTATCTTCAATGCTTTTGGGTCACAAGTTTCTGTAATAGAGTTTCTTCCTAATATTTTAAGTGGTGTGGATATAGGTGTTTCAAAACGTTTTAAATCAATGGCGAAGAAAAAAAATATTGATATAATGACTAAATCAAAAGTCACTAAGATTATTAGTGATAACAATAAAATGCAAGTATGTTATGAAAGCAAAAATAAAGAAAAGATAGTAGAGGCAGATAAGGTATTGGTTGCAGTGGGAAGAAAACCTAATCTGGAAAATATAGGTTTAACTGAAATCGGTATTGATTATGATAGTAAGGGTATCAAAGTTGATGAAAATAATGAAACATCTGTAAAAGGAATATATGCTATAGGCGATGTAAACGGTAAGATAATGCTTGCACATGCGGCTTCTCATCAAGGAATTGAAGTAGTTGATCATATAATGGGTGTTGGCTCTGATGAAGGTTCTCAAGTGGTACCAAGCTGTATATTTGTTTTTCCGGAGATTGCTTGTGTAGGTATGACAGAACAGCAAGCAAAAGAAGAAAACATTAATGTAAAAATTGGCAAATTCATGTTTTCAGCTAATGGAAAAGCAATGGCTCTAGGAGAAGATGAAGGATTTGTCAAGATTATTGCACGTGAAGAAGACGATGCAATATTAGGTATGCATATATTAGGACCTCATGCATCTGATTTAATACATGAAGGAGTTTTAGCCATACAAAATGGTTTAAAGACTATGGATGTTATTAAGACAATTCATGCTCATCCAACTCTTGGAGAAGCTATACACGAAGCAGCCTTAGATACTCAAAAAAGGGGAATACATATAATGCCAAAGAAATAA
- a CDS encoding Lrp/AsnC family transcriptional regulator gives MDSIDISILRLLQKNARSTVSEISSQINLSISAVSDRLKKLESGGIIDQYTTIINPNYLNKRLTAIMFIAIDRPKYTDDFINFIQETDEILDCLYIAGEYDYSLKIVTKDTFSLEQLLNKIKAIEGIKKTKTNVVLSTVKNSHSIIPSMETSK, from the coding sequence ATGGATTCGATTGATATTAGTATTTTAAGATTATTGCAAAAAAATGCAAGATCCACTGTTTCAGAAATAAGCTCCCAGATCAATTTGTCTATATCAGCTGTAAGTGATAGGCTGAAAAAACTTGAATCCGGAGGTATCATAGATCAATATACAACAATTATTAACCCTAATTATCTGAATAAAAGATTGACAGCAATCATGTTCATTGCTATTGATAGACCTAAGTATACTGATGATTTCATTAACTTTATTCAAGAAACAGATGAAATACTCGATTGTCTGTATATAGCTGGTGAATATGACTATTCATTAAAGATTGTTACTAAGGATACATTTTCTCTAGAGCAACTATTGAATAAAATAAAAGCAATCGAAGGCATCAAAAAAACTAAAACAAACGTAGTTTTATCCACAGTCAAGAATTCACACTCAATCATTCCATCAATGGAGACGTCCAAATAG
- the ald gene encoding alanine dehydrogenase, giving the protein MIIGVLKEIKNNENRVGLTPAGVSALVKNGHTVYVETKAGLGSGITDEEYVEAGGVIKEKNTDIFDTADIIVKVKEPLECEYDLFKEGQTLYTYLHLAPNEPLTKALLKKKVTGIAYETVEEKDGSLPLLVPMSEVAGRMSTQVGAHLLQKYNGGMGVLLGGVPGVLPAEVVIIGGGIVGTNAAKMALGLGARVTILDINAHRLAQLDDIFGGRVSTLICNDYNICQMVKRADLLIGAVLVKGAKAPKIVKEDMVKTMKKGSVIVDVAIDQGGSIETIDHITTHDNPCYERHGVIHYSVANMPGAVPRTSTYALTGVTLPYLVKMANKGVKEALLEDKRLLLGLNTYDGKVTYDNVATGLNLEYFDPETLLK; this is encoded by the coding sequence ATGATTATAGGTGTATTAAAAGAAATTAAAAACAATGAAAACAGAGTAGGATTAACTCCTGCAGGTGTAAGTGCTCTAGTAAAAAATGGTCACACAGTATATGTTGAAACTAAGGCAGGACTTGGAAGTGGTATAACTGATGAAGAATATGTTGAAGCTGGTGGGGTTATAAAAGAAAAGAATACTGATATATTCGATACAGCAGATATCATAGTAAAAGTAAAAGAGCCTTTAGAATGTGAATATGACCTATTCAAAGAAGGTCAAACACTATATACATATCTACATCTTGCTCCTAATGAGCCTCTTACTAAAGCTTTACTTAAGAAAAAAGTTACTGGTATAGCTTATGAAACTGTTGAAGAAAAAGACGGTTCTTTACCATTATTGGTTCCTATGAGCGAAGTAGCAGGAAGAATGTCAACACAAGTTGGTGCACATTTACTTCAAAAGTATAATGGTGGAATGGGTGTTCTACTTGGTGGTGTTCCAGGAGTTTTACCAGCAGAAGTTGTTATTATAGGTGGAGGAATCGTTGGTACCAATGCTGCAAAAATGGCTTTAGGTCTTGGTGCTAGAGTAACAATACTTGATATCAATGCTCATCGTCTTGCACAATTAGATGATATATTTGGTGGAAGAGTTTCAACACTTATCTGTAACGATTATAATATCTGCCAAATGGTTAAAAGAGCCGATTTATTGATTGGTGCTGTACTTGTAAAAGGTGCAAAAGCTCCTAAGATAGTAAAAGAAGATATGGTTAAGACAATGAAGAAAGGTTCTGTTATAGTTGATGTAGCTATTGACCAAGGTGGTTCTATAGAAACTATAGATCATATAACTACTCATGACAATCCATGTTATGAAAGACACGGAGTCATTCATTATAGTGTTGCCAATATGCCAGGAGCTGTTCCAAGAACTTCTACTTATGCTTTAACAGGTGTAACTCTTCCATACCTTGTAAAAATGGCTAATAAAGGTGTGAAAGAAGCTCTACTTGAAGATAAGAGATTATTATTAGGTCTTAATACTTATGATGGAAAGGTAACTTATGATAATGTAGCAACAGGATTAAATCTAGAATACTTTGATCCTGAAACTTTATTGAAATAA
- a CDS encoding GNAT family N-acetyltransferase, which produces MYKKPYIASDRIILRLAEKNDTDEVYKYHLRNKDYLAPFEPEHNDRYYTRERWEKLNQRSLKDAEEGKAIRLFIFRKEDNKRVIGELNFEFIMKKPMCSCEIGYSMDEHEQGKGYMTEAVKLGTDYVFRELNLMRISGGYSKSNEKSGNVMRKAGFVGNNLIKNYMLINGKWEDIIYCYLYNNNWKDE; this is translated from the coding sequence ATGTATAAAAAACCGTACATAGCAAGTGATAGGATAATACTTAGGTTAGCTGAAAAGAATGACACAGATGAAGTATATAAATATCATTTGAGGAACAAAGATTACTTGGCTCCATTTGAACCGGAACATAATGACAGATATTATACAAGAGAACGATGGGAAAAATTAAATCAGAGAAGTCTAAAAGATGCTGAAGAAGGTAAAGCTATAAGACTATTCATTTTTAGAAAAGAAGATAATAAAAGAGTTATTGGAGAATTGAATTTTGAGTTTATCATGAAAAAACCTATGTGTTCATGTGAAATTGGTTATAGTATGGATGAGCATGAACAAGGTAAAGGTTATATGACAGAGGCTGTGAAATTAGGTACGGATTATGTGTTTCGAGAGCTTAATCTTATGAGAATAAGCGGAGGCTATAGTAAGAGCAATGAAAAAAGCGGTAACGTTATGAGAAAAGCAGGTTTTGTGGGAAATAATTTAATAAAAAATTACATGCTGATTAATGGAAAATGGGAAGATATAATTTATTGTTACCTATACAATAATAATTGGAAGGATGAATAG
- a CDS encoding lactate utilization protein, with amino-acid sequence MDNVTKEVIIDNFKQRNIKAEFYNTIEETNQRILELIPLKGSVGVGHSNTLEQLDVINQLSNRGNEVIDKSSAKSEEQIKEFKKESLTADWYICGSNAVSMDGQIVNIDHSGNRVAAIMYGPDKVILVIGVNKVVSTLDEAINRAKNIAAPNNAIRADYKPPCVYLKKCVDCTSSERICNYLTIIQGQKDKDRLKVLIVDEELGY; translated from the coding sequence ATGGACAATGTAACAAAAGAAGTAATCATTGATAATTTTAAGCAAAGAAATATTAAGGCAGAATTTTATAATACAATAGAAGAGACGAACCAGAGAATTTTAGAATTAATACCACTAAAAGGTTCTGTTGGAGTTGGACATTCCAATACTCTAGAACAATTAGATGTGATTAATCAACTGAGTAATAGAGGAAATGAAGTTATAGATAAGTCATCAGCAAAAAGCGAAGAGCAAATCAAGGAGTTCAAGAAGGAATCCCTTACTGCAGATTGGTACATATGTGGAAGCAATGCTGTTTCAATGGACGGGCAGATTGTAAATATTGATCATAGTGGTAATAGAGTTGCAGCTATTATGTACGGACCTGACAAAGTAATTCTAGTTATTGGTGTTAACAAAGTAGTTAGTACTCTTGATGAAGCAATAAACAGAGCCAAGAATATAGCTGCTCCCAATAATGCAATAAGAGCAGACTATAAACCACCTTGTGTTTATTTGAAGAAATGTGTGGATTGTACATCTAGCGAGAGAATATGCAATTACCTTACAATCATACAAGGTCAAAAAGATAAAGATAGATTGAAAGTGTTAATTGTAGACGAGGAATTAGGATATTAG
- the xylA gene encoding xylose isomerase — MSYFNVENVKYEGPKSKNPLSFKYYNKDEVIAGKPMKEHLRFAMSYWHTLAANGSDPFGLGTYVRAWDGLEGMELAKERAKAGFELMEILGMEYYCFHDVDVAPEGKTLQETLDNLDEMVDYLEKLQQETGVKLLWATSNMFSHPRFVHGAATSCNADVFAYCAAKVKKMLEVAKRLGAENYVFWGGREGYETLLNTDMGLELDNLARFLKMAVDYAEEIGFTGQFLIEPKPKEPTKHQYDFDTATVLAFLRKYNLDGYFKMNIEANHATLAGHTFQHELHTCRINDVLGSIDANQGDMLLGWDTDQFPTNIYDSTLAMYEVLKNGGIAPGGLNFDSKLRRGSFELDDLLYGYIAGMDNFAKGLLAAAKLLEENALEEYVDKRYKSYTQGIGKDIVDGKVGLKELAEYALENDQIVNESGRQELLETIVNDYIYNA; from the coding sequence ATGAGCTATTTCAATGTAGAAAATGTAAAATATGAAGGACCAAAATCTAAGAATCCATTATCATTCAAGTATTATAATAAGGATGAAGTAATTGCTGGTAAACCAATGAAAGAGCATCTTAGATTTGCTATGAGCTATTGGCACACTCTAGCAGCAAATGGTTCAGATCCATTCGGATTAGGAACGTATGTTAGAGCATGGGATGGATTAGAAGGAATGGAACTTGCTAAAGAGAGAGCTAAAGCAGGTTTTGAATTAATGGAGATCCTTGGGATGGAGTATTATTGTTTTCATGATGTAGATGTTGCTCCAGAAGGAAAAACTTTACAAGAAACATTGGATAATCTTGATGAAATGGTGGATTACCTAGAAAAACTTCAACAAGAAACAGGTGTAAAACTATTATGGGCTACATCTAACATGTTTAGCCATCCAAGATTCGTACACGGAGCTGCAACTTCATGTAATGCAGATGTATTTGCTTATTGTGCAGCAAAAGTTAAAAAGATGCTAGAAGTAGCAAAACGTCTTGGTGCAGAGAATTATGTTTTCTGGGGTGGACGTGAAGGATACGAAACACTACTCAACACTGATATGGGATTAGAACTTGACAATTTAGCCAGATTCTTAAAAATGGCTGTTGATTACGCCGAGGAAATAGGATTCACTGGACAATTCTTAATTGAGCCTAAACCAAAAGAGCCTACAAAGCATCAATATGATTTTGATACTGCTACAGTACTTGCGTTTTTAAGAAAATATAACTTAGATGGATATTTCAAGATGAATATAGAAGCTAATCATGCAACCTTGGCAGGACACACTTTCCAACATGAACTTCATACTTGTAGAATTAATGATGTACTTGGAAGCATTGATGCAAATCAAGGTGATATGCTACTTGGATGGGATACTGATCAATTCCCAACTAATATCTACGATAGTACTTTAGCTATGTATGAAGTACTTAAAAATGGAGGAATCGCTCCTGGAGGATTGAATTTTGATTCCAAATTAAGAAGAGGTTCATTTGAGTTGGATGATTTATTATACGGTTATATCGCTGGAATGGATAATTTTGCAAAAGGTCTGTTAGCAGCAGCTAAACTATTAGAAGAAAATGCTCTTGAAGAATATGTTGATAAGAGATACAAGAGTTATACACAAGGTATTGGAAAAGATATCGTAGATGGCAAAGTTGGTTTGAAAGAGTTGGCAGAGTATGCTCTTGAAAATGATCAAATCGTTAATGAATCTGGTCGCCAAGAACTATTAGAAACTATAGTCAATGATTATATCTATAATGCATAA